From the genome of Vicinamibacterales bacterium:
CGTCCACGCCGGCGACGTCGAGCGTGCCGAGCCGGGCCCGATCCGCGTCGGTCGGCGCGTAGAGCTGCCCGTCGCGGCCGACGGCGAACGGAATCTCGCCGCTGTCGCGCCGGGTGTTCGCGAACACGGTGGCGAGGAGGTTGGGCAGATTGATTTCCGCGTTCACCTGCTGCAGGATCTGCCCGTCGCGCTCGACGCGCACGTTGAGCTGCGTGCCGGTGAGCGCCGCCTTCTTCGTCATCGGCGCCTCCGGCCTCGCGCGTGTCGCGCGCGGCGCGGCCGACTCCGGGACCGCCGGCTGCTCCGCCCGTGCGGGCGGTTCCGGGCGCTCCGTCACGCGCGCGCGGGGCGCCGCCGGCGGCGTCGGAGGAACCCCGCCCGGTGCGGCGACCGACGGAACCGGGGAAACCGTCGCGGGAAGCGCCGGCGGCGTCGGCCTGGCACCGGGGGAAGGCTTCGCCTCTCCCGCGGCGCTCGCCTCCGCCGCCTGCTGCTTCGCAAGCTCCGCCTTCTTCGCGACTTCGGCCGCGCTCAGCTTCATTCCCTGGACGATGCCGAGGAGCCGCTGGTTGACCTCGCGTCCGATGCGCTGCCGCTGCTCGGGCGTCATCTGCTCGAACGCCTCGCCGGACGTCAATTCGCGAAACAGCTCGCGGCGAATCGGCGCGAGGTCGATCTTGATGTGCGACGGATCGAGGTTCGGGTCCGGATCGGCAGCCGGGGTCGGATTCGGGTTCGGATTCGCGTCTGGTGCGCCGCGGCTCTCCGACCGGAACCGGCGCCCCCGCTCCCTGCCGCGGCCGGACGGATCCGGCGCCGCGTCCGCGCGCGCCGCTGGTTCGCTCTCGCGAGCGTCGGGGCTGGCCCCTCGCTCGCCGGCCTGCGGCGCACGGCCGGGAAACGCCTGTGTCGTCGGCCGCGCGCGCAGCGCTTCCTCCGCCGCAGCGGGGGCGCCGGGCGGCGCGGTGCGGAGCAGTCCTCCAGCGCGCCCGAGTCCGCGCACCTCGACGTTGTTCAGCAGCATCGCCACTTCGCCGAGCGCGCCGGCGACCTGCGCTTCGATGGCGCGCGGATCCACGGCGGTCGCCGTGACGGCGATCGGCGCGGCGGGCGCAGCGGGGGCCGCCGGCGGCCTGGCCGCGGCCGGCGTCGTCCGGGTCTGGCTGCGCGCGACGGTCTGAGTTGCGGGGGGACGGCTGCCGGACGTCCCGGTGGCCCCGGTCATCGGCATGTCCATCAGATCCTGGACGCGCTCGCTGATCTGCGCGGTGACCACCTGCATTCGCTGCGTGAGCTCGCTGGTGAGCAACTGGGTCTCGTGCTGCGTCGCCGCGTGCAGCGCGCGGACGTTGCTCGTGTAGGTGTAGAGGGTTACGGCCGCGAGCGGGACGACGGACAGGAGGAAGAACGCGACGATGAGGCGAGTGCGGAGGCTCATTGGAGCGCTGTGGTTAGCATACGCCAGTCGTCGGGCGGGGTTCGAGGGGCGAGGATCGAGGGGCGAGGTGCGGGGATCGCGAACCGGCGGCACGGGAGGTCCGCCGGTCCGCGCCCGTGACGGCGCTACTTGACCGAGAACGTCAGGCCCGCGGTGATGCGGTTCACGCGCGGGGTCGTTCCGTCGCGGTGCACGAAGAACGTGCAGTAGTCGGCGCCCACGCCTGCCCAGTCGTTGAAGGGATACGTCACGCCCGCGCCCAGGTTGGTGGCCAGGTCGGTCGCCCTGCGATGTTCGGCAAATCGCGACGTCCCCACGAACCGGTCGCTCACGACGGTATCCGCGGTGAACGAACCGATACCGCCCGTGACGTACGGCTCGACGCGGCCCATCTCGAACGGACGCAGCCGCAGGTTCCCGTTCCAGTGATACGCGTTGACGCGCGAGCCGTCGGCGCTCCCGAGCGCCGGCGCCACTTCCGCGGCCTCACGGAACGGGGCGTGCGCCAGCACACCGAACTCGCCCACGATCGAGGCGCGATCGTTGAGCTTCACGTCGAGACCCGCGGTCGCGGCGAGCGTCGTGCCGAGCGTGGCGAACGACGGTCCGACCGCGGCAGTGATCGTCACGCGATCCGTCCGTCCGGAGACGCTGACTTC
Proteins encoded in this window:
- a CDS encoding SpoIIE family protein phosphatase → MSLRTRLIVAFFLLSVVPLAAVTLYTYTSNVRALHAATQHETQLLTSELTQRMQVVTAQISERVQDLMDMPMTGATGTSGSRPPATQTVARSQTRTTPAAARPPAAPAAPAAPIAVTATAVDPRAIEAQVAGALGEVAMLLNNVEVRGLGRAGGLLRTAPPGAPAAAEEALRARPTTQAFPGRAPQAGERGASPDARESEPAARADAAPDPSGRGRERGRRFRSESRGAPDANPNPNPTPAADPDPNLDPSHIKIDLAPIRRELFRELTSGEAFEQMTPEQRQRIGREVNQRLLGIVQGMKLSAAEVAKKAELAKQQAAEASAAGEAKPSPGARPTPPALPATVSPVPSVAAPGGVPPTPPAAPRARVTERPEPPARAEQPAVPESAAPRATRARPEAPMTKKAALTGTQLNVRVERDGQILQQVNAEINLPNLLATVFANTRRDSGEIPFAVGRDGQLYAPTDADRARLGTLDVAGVDDTPGTKRVGDWVVVTMPDRSGAGLRFGIARPVGNLLSDLRRTTARNAGFGLLFIAVALVGMVPLSGRLTKNLTTLTDGVGRIAHGDYSARVPVKSGDEIGRLAAAFNQMAADVEQHQRSAVEQERIRRELELGRRIQSEMLPHAPLQLGLTEVKGVSVPAREVGGDFFNYFVLDSGLIALLVGDVSGKGVGAALLMANIQASLRTRFALGQELSAIADAIDDDIEANSPGPVYSTLFMAILDPATRRMRYVNAGHHPQFVLRTDGRLEKMSSTGLPVGLLAGHGYKEIEVQLGAGDLLFFYTDGCVEMENDRGEMFGSERLEALVAASSVSSADEVLATVELAIAKFRGGRDLFDDATMMAVRVG
- a CDS encoding outer membrane beta-barrel protein, which produces MTITAAVGPSFATLGTTLAATAGLDVKLNDRASIVGEFGVLAHAPFREAAEVAPALGSADGSRVNAYHWNGNLRLRPFEMGRVEPYVTGGIGSFTADTVVSDRFVGTSRFAEHRRATDLATNLGAGVTYPFNDWAGVGADYCTFFVHRDGTTPRVNRITAGLTFSVK